AGTGGGGAGAAGCTGCGCAGGGTGGCAGTGGGCGCGGGGGGGCCCACTTCCCATACGCCTGCCATCAAAGGCCTCGGGAGCCAGGCCCTCCACACATGGGGGGACACCCGAGTAAGGACACACGTGCGCCTGGCGCACTCCGGGCGCAGATCATGCTCGGCACGTGGAAAGCCGCCCAGTCACGTGCCGTCTACTCCTGCTCCGCCAGCCACTTCCACGCAGCCTTCCCTGGTCCACGCCACCGATGATGGTGACGGTGGCAACTGTCACTAATGGAgtctgtatgccaggcactgtcctgtaTGATATTTACATGCCTTATCTGATGTGTCATCACCATAGCCCCATGAAGCAGGTACCTtcgttatccccattttccagacaaGGAACCTGGGGCTCAGGGCGTGTAGGGAGctcgcccagggtcacacagtcagTAAGTGGCGGTGCCAGGATGCAAACCAGACGGCCTGGTTCCAAAGCCGGTGATTTTAGCTACTGCATGCCAGGCCTCAGGGCTTCAAAGGACAGAGGTTggagctgtactccaataaaaaaataaagagctggggcttccctggtggcgcagtggttaagaatccgcctgccaatgcaggggacacgggtccgagccctggtctgggaagatcccgcatgctgcagagccactaagcccgtgcgccacaactgctgagcccacgcgcctagagcccatgctctgcaacgagaagacaccgcagtgagaagcccgcgcaccgcaacgaagagtagtccccactcgccgcaactagagaaagcccgcgtgcagcaacgaagacccaatgcagccaaaaacaaataaataaaataaaataattaaaaataaatttaaaaaaaaatgactccatcttgcaatgcaggggacgccagttcgatccctggttggggaactaagatcccacatgccacgcgtgCCACAATGAGAGAGACGTCCGCACACGCACCGCTACTTAAGCGAGGAgcccgcatgccccaactaaatcctgacgcagccaaaaaataaataaatattttaaaaataaaaataaaaagctaaaaaataaagaacagaggtTGGGAGACTCTTCCATTAGGGTCGCAGTGGGAGGGGGAGACTCCGTAATTGCCAAGGCCAGGAAGATGCCTACAGAGGGATGCCCTCCCCTCCCTTGACACACATAGCTGAAGAGGTGCCCTGGGGCAGAGGGATAGACAGAATGACCCCTATGCCCTGTCCAACTTGCACCTTCTCTGCTTCTTGTCCTCAGGCTTTGGCCCATCCATCTGGCCCCAACCCTGCAGTCAGGTAAGGAGCAGACCTAGGGAAGCAGGTGTGGGCGGAGCCACCAGCCCCCATGGGTGCGTCCACCCTATGCCTGAGCTGTAAGGTCTTGCCAAGGGGGTCTGGTCTGAATCCACTGGGTTCAGGACTCTGACCAGAGGCCTGTCTCCTGGGACTGGGGCTGAGGGCGCAGGGCCTTCCAGGGCTTATTCTCAGGGCCGGTTGACCTGGAGAGGCCCTAAACACTGAAAGCTTACCATGCTCCCTGTAATTCCAAATACAAACCAAAGCAAGAGGAAAGAAGCCCAACAAAACAGACGCAAGAAACTCCTGTTGGTGGCTTCCCTAGGGAGGGGGACCAGGCGGCTGGAGGAGAGGGCCGGGAGGgacctttccttctcccttccaccTCTTTGAAGGTTGTATCACGGGCACGTATTACCttgataaaaataagtaaactgaCTGGGAGATGGCAATTCCTGGGACACTTCTGGGGTACTGGGCATGCTCTACATCGCGATCCGGGCGGTGTATACACGACGGAGTAAATGTGATGTTCAACATTCACGCACACGATGTATGCTGTGcctcagaaaataaggaaaataaataaagtgctcaAGCCCAACAAAAGTCTATTTTCTCATGTTGGCTACTTTATCATTTTTTGAACATCaatttccccccccaccccaagaagGGCTTCTTTTTTCCACCTCTTTCTGGGGCCCTGGGAGCCTTGCTTGGTCTGTTTACTGTTGCATGGTCTAACACTGACTACCTCCAGTCTTGGACAGCCGCCCTGAAAGACCACGAACTCACCCCCACAgaagggggcaggaaggaggtggaCATCGCCTTCTCCACCACAGGGGGTCCGCTGCCAGTCTGGCTCACCTCCAAGGGGTCAAAACTTAGCACCATGCCTCGCACAGAGTATGTGTCCAATAACCAAGCTCCTCCGGACCCGTGCACGTACTTGGCCACAAGCCCAGGTCCGGTCCTACACATGCACACCCTACTTGTCATATACAGgtgagtatacacacacacgcacacacacaagcacacgaGCGTCCACTTATGCACACACAGCCCCACCACGTACGCCTCACCATATCCATGTCTATCTACGCACGTACCTGGTTGGGTGCAAACACCCACATGTGGACACCGCATCCTGACCACACACGGAGCTGCAGGTCCGTGCTCGACACTAAACACTCCCTGCACCCTGGCCACAAGCCACTCTCCTTCTGGAGCTTTTACACCACTTGGTGGAGAGAAACTAACTAGGAACCCAGAAACTCCTGACCACGGAAGAAGCAGGAATTTCTCTGAAGGGGGTCAAGCCAGAAGGCAGGCAGACACCAGGATGAGATGTACCGTCTCCGCTGTCCTCTGGcacgaaaataaataagaagcacCTCCCTTCCCTTGACGTAAGTGCTCTGGAGTTCACAGAGcacttgtacacacacacaatcccatTTGGGCCTCAGACATCCCTGTGATGTAGgagttatttttctgaatttttttttaagggaggaaAACAGGCTCAAGGAAGCGAGTTACAAAAGTAAGGGTCTACTAATTCCGAAGAGAAAATTATTCACTTGGAAAGCAAGGAAATAAAGGTAGAGATGAAGATCAAGGGGGGTGCAGAAAGACAGGCAGTCTGGAAGAGCAAAGAAGGTGAAATAGTATCTAGAAAGTTCTTGAagttccctgagcctcagtatcCCTACCTGATAAATGAGCTTAACAATATTTCCCAAATACTGATACAAAAGACCAATATGAAGTAAGTTTTTGGCACGAACACCTTCTATGTGACATTATTAATCCACATGCCAACATTATTTAGTAGGTCTCATTAGACCTACTAAATagaccaatgcaggggacacggtccgagccctggtctgggaagggcTCATTAGACCAACCccaattttagaaacaaaaactaagcctcagagaagtaacttgcccaaggtcacaagctaGTAAGGGGAAGGCAACAAACCAAGGCTGTCTGATGTGAGGCCACTGCCCTTCCCACCACACCAGCCACTGCTGGAGGAGGCAGGGCACTGGCACAGCCCATGATGAGGCCACAGGGGCCGGcactcctgcagaggcaggatcTGCAAAGGCACCCGGGTGGCAGGCACAGGACCCACTGGAGCAGCGCTGGGTGTGAGCTGGGCACTGTGGCTGAGCTGAGCTGCTCTCAGAGGCTGGGACCCATGGCAGAGGGTCTCACAGGGGCAGGCTGGGGCCCCGAGGAAGGACTCTGTCCCAGGAGAGGCCTTGCCAACCACGTGGTAGGAAAACGACCGAGGCGGGAGTGCGGAAGGGATCAGGGATCAGGCAACTCAATCAAAACCTTGACATCGGGGCTGAAGGAGACAAGGTGTGCACTGGGGGAGGCAGGGCCCACCCCAGGGCAGATGTCAGTGTGAGAAGCAAGAACCTGCAGGACTCGGGGGTGGCCAACCCATCAACTCACCAACATGCCAAGCAGGTCCTCACTGTAGCATCCAAACTCCAGCAAGGCCTGGTCTGCCCCGGCCCTCCCCACTGGCCTGCTCTGCTGCAGGCACTGTCCTTTAGTTTGTTCTCAcagcagggcctttgcactggccatTCCCTCCGCCCAGGGGCACTGGAGCCTGGCTCCCCCGCCAGGTCACAGCTCCTGTGTCACCTCCTCAGGaaagccctccctgccccctccagccAGTGACGCCACTGGCACCGCAGTCACTTACTAGCACGTGAAGCTGTTTCATTTTCTGGGTAACACTTCTGAGAACCTGCAATTGTCCTACTTAGTGGGTTCCTTGGGCAGTCTGTCACCTTCCACTGGAGTGAGTGAAGCTCCgtgagagcagggaccatgtctcTCTTGTTTGCTACAGTATTGGCAGCACCTTAAAAAGCACCTGGCGTGTAATAGATGCTCAACaggtatctgttgaatgaattgaTGCAGAGGAGTGAAGGGAAACTGAAGGAAATCTGAATGAAGGATACTGGGAAGCTTAGTGGGAACAGGGGAGCCTTCTCAGATTTGCCTTTCAGACGTGTAATGTTTCATTCAGGTGACATGGGCTCCCCCGGGGGCCAGATCCTAAGCAGATGGCAGAAGCAGGGGACCAGAGGGTGAAGGGAGAAATGCAATGGTGAGAAAAAATATGCATCTGTCAGGGAGAAAGTGCTAGAGAAGGGGTGGTGGTGCAGAGGGCTACGAATGAGCCCGGAGTTCCTGACATCTTTCGGGGAAGCAGacccagggcagggggcagaggcagGCCGCACTCGTGGTCACACACCTGTCAGGAGTGAGCAGGAatactgcccctccctcccaaatGAACAGAGGACCATGATACGCAAGCAGAGCAGGGGACTTACCCATGGGACAGCATTTCCCGAGAGGGGTAGGGAGTCACAGGCAGATGGCCACAGGGGGCGGGGCTGAGCCCGAGCCGCAGCCGTGCAGTGGCCCAAGGTGAGGAAGAACACTCAGAACTCAGCCACTTTCCTCTCGATGCTGCCCGCCAGGCCAAGATGCCACAGGGACAAGCCCCTGGACTTAATAAACCCGGAAAAGGgacaggtggggaggggctggccttAGACCGCCCACAGCAGCTGGCTTCTCTCTCTAGCCCTACGCCGCGGTCCAGCGCCGCCGGCCTGTGCCCCGCCTCCTtccctggggaagggaggagccACCTGGAGCTCCACCTGGCGCTGCGCTCCGTCCGACGGAGCTGAGGGAGGATGGGTGCTGCGGGCAGAGACCAGGAAGTCTGAGACCAGAGACCAGAGACCCTGGCCAAGGGAGCACCAACCAATGGGGGAGCCTCCCAGCACAGAGAAGCCAAGGGGCCTCAGAAAAAGCCCAGGAAACCCCACTCCTCAGAGGCGGGGCTGCCTGTGCAGGGCCCCCCAATCCAGGGCGTTGAGGGGCCGGCCCCTCCCACTCTGCCCCGGAGCTGGTTGGCCCAGCAGGAGCACAGGGAGGACTCGGACAGGAAGATGGAGCAGCCTGAAAGGCGGAGCGCATCGGGCCAGGACGCAGAGGTTGTCAGGGTCACAAAAGACAGACGGCAAGGCTAAGTCACAGGCACATTTATATCCTCCGGAACACCAAGGTCTTCCCTTCCCCAGCAGTGCCACGGGAGGGCCAACCCTCAGGAGGCGGCCACACTGCCACccgaagcaggcccgtggggcgGCAGGGTCATAGGCGGCAGGAACAGCGCCTTCAGCTTGCCCGACAGGCTGGCAATCTCGGGATCCTGGGCTTCGTAAGACTTGACCAAGCGGGCAAACTTAAGGACACCTGCGAAGGGAAACAGGAGCATCAGTCCACACCCCCAGCGGACGGATGTGCCCAAGATGGCAGGAGGGGGCAGCTTGAGCCGGAGTCGCTGGCTACTCTGGCTCTGGCCccaggcagctgtctgcaaaACAAGACATATGCAGGCCTCTGCCCTGTGTGGTTTGGATCAACTACTTCCTGGTCTACACTGGGGCACAACTGGATGTGATGCAGTGAATGAAAATATCCCGAAGCAGTGTGCTGCCCGCCATCAGGCGAACCATTTTAGCACTTTAGTTACAAGACCCCAAAGGATGCACACCCACAAGATCAGCAGTCCAGAACCAGGAACAGGAGGGCCATGGGCCAGTTGGGCTGAATCAGTAAACGCCCTTGGGGGAGACCCTGATCTCCCCAGAGAAACTGAACTGCCAACCCTCAAACAGAAAAGAGTTGAAACACCTTGGAGGGGCTGCAGAGCTGTGCTGTCATGCAGACACCTCACGACAAGCCGTCAGAACGGGTTTCAGGTCCAACTCGGCTGTGACCTCCGGCACTTTCtagagtctgtttcctcatcttaaaatagTGTAACAGTATAATTAACGATAACTAGAAAACTCACTTCAGACTTCGCTTGGCTCAAGTTCATGAACAGACCCTGGTCTCAGAGTACCAATACTATTAGAGTGTGGCTGCCGCCGTGTGGCGAGAAAAGGGATTACGGCTCGGACACGCAAGGGATCCATCGCTCTCTCCTCCATCCCCGTCCGACCCACCTTCCCCGTCGCAGCTGAAGCCATAAGCTTTGATAACCTCCTGCTGAATCTGCGTGGCCACGGGCAGCACGAATTGCAGCATCTTGCCCATGTCGTTACACGCGTTGTCCCGAGCCTCGTCCATGCGCACGGCGTTCTCCGGCGCCGAGAACGCCTGGATCACCTCGGCCAGGACCACTGCGCAACAGACGCATCCCGGAAGAAGTCCCGGGTACGCATCGGCGCACGGCCGGCGGGCCCAAACGAAAACACAAGAAAGAGGGCAGGGAATTATTTAACAGACCGAAACCATAGTAACCCAAGGAACTCGGCCTCCGAATCTCTCGCTCCAGGAGCAAGGACCCTTGTTAATTGACCGAGTATGGTACCGAGTACCCGCATTTCCCAGCGAACGCAGCCATTTCTCTCGCCCCAGATCTTTTTCCCCGCACTCTTCTTTAGCAAGAATCCCACCCGACAACTAAAAGGTTTCTCACCCTTGGCCTGCTCGGCGCTCAACGCTGCAGCTTGAGCAGAGGCGGCCGCCATAGAACAAAAGATACACGTGCAACCGCGCTCGAGAAACAGCCAGGAGAAACAAGCGATCTCCTAGAGCGGTCTCCCAGCGGGTGGGGTGCGCTAGGGAAATTGCATCAGCTGATGCCGGAAACCTCACGATACCGcttccatttctctgtttttaacaACCAATAACGAGCGCGTCGGGAGAACAGTGAGCTAACCTAACCTACAATCTGAaattcttccagctcacttaaAATTATTCTATTGTTAAAGACAAACTGTATGGTGGGGGTTTTCCGGTAAAAACCAGAAAACCTACTAGACAAATTCTAAAAGAGCTGTAACACTACCGGAACACGCCCTGGAGAGAAGGTGGCATGTCCACCAACTCCACTGTTGGTGAGGGTGAGCTCCCATGGCATTTTTTCCAATCTTTACTGCTATACAAGCACCAGGGCACACTGCAGCTTTCAGAAGGGAAAACAGTATTGAAAAGAACTCTCTTAAATCATCCGTTTCTAGAGTTTGTGAACGTTTGGTACAGGCCTATGCAAATAACTCTATGCCGATTGGCTCAGGAAGAAGCCAGTCACTCCCCTTTAGTTTTTAAGAACGTAGACGAGGATTCGCAGCAGTAAAAGCTTGGCGTTGAAGCAGCTCCCGCGCTTTCCGAAAATGGCCTTGTgtcggggcggggtggggggaagcgtTATAACGCCCTctaatttcctttcccttccGGGCGTTTGAAATTGTCACCCACTCCCTCCTCGAACTATAGGGTGGTTAAAACTCCTGCGTTCTGAACGCTTAAACTTATAGCAGCCACGCCCCCTGCACCTCCGCTTCAACATCATTTCTAACTATCCTACGGAAAAGATGCAAGTCTCTGGTGGCCCCTAACTGTGGGGCCAGTGGCAGAAGTGCCTCCCAAGTCTGCGTAGTCGCCTAGAGCTGTCCCAGGCCGCCAGCGTCCTGACTTGCCGGCCTTGGGAGGAAGGCCAAGACTCTGCGCCATAACGGACCCCGTTAGGGCAGAGCCAGAGCTCCAGGACCCCGGGCTCTTCGAGGTCCCCTCTCCAACTCTCCAGGGGCCCCACCCACCTCCGGGCTAGTCTCCGGTGATCCCACAGCTTTCTCTCGAGGCGTCGCCGCGCAGAGACCCACGCCCCCAACCCCCGCCCGGTAGCCCACAAAGAAACAGCCACAGACATCTTCCTGGGGAGTCgtgagggtgtttttgtttggttggttttgtttgggATGTTTTTTAAAGAGCGtcatatagatatttatatatataaattattaatgtGGGGGAAGGGCGAGGGGCATACATCGCAGTGGGGGGCGCGCAcacgggggctggggaggggcgggggcagcACACGTTGCTACGCAAAACAGCCACATCTAACAGATGAAATAATCACACCAAGGGGCGGGGGAGAGGCGGTGGCCACgggggtggggcgtggggggagggagaaaggcggGGGCCAAGGGAGAGGGACCTGGTCCAAGATGCTGTGCGCTTTTCcgccctcacccccgccccctccccacctccgcaCACCACAGGAGCCTTGGCCTTCCAtctgtcccttcctccttccttctgcccAGAGGCCCAGGCCCTGGGACTGAGCGGCAGCCCCCTCCGCTCTGAGTGGCAGGCGGGGAGGGAGGCCTCCTGGGTCcagatgcaggggccacgggtgcTCTCTTGATCGCAGGTTCTACAGCGGCTTGTCGCTTTCCTTCTTCAGGTGACTGGGGGAAGAGGGGGGCAGAGCAGGGACTGAGAGGCTGAGGTCCATCCTGACCTGGCCCCTCTCACAGAGGACGGCGGGGAAGGGGTTCCCCTCCCACGGGAGCCACAGCCCATCCCAGGCGGGCTGAGCTGCGTCCCCTCGGGCTGGCCTAGGGCGCCCCGCGGTACCTGTAGTAGTCCTCCTGGGCGGGGAGTGGCACACCGTGCAGCGGGTGATGGGCGTGCAGCCACTGCTGCTGCTCCAGCGCCAAGCGCTGCAACTCAGCGGACTGCGCGTGCATGGCCTGCAGCTGGTGAGCTGCTGACATCggggcagagagggaggctgGCAGGTCCCGGTAAGGAGCAGCTGTGGGCAGGAAGGGCAGGGGCCACGTGACTGATGGCGTACTGAGGTAGCCAGCCGCTTTACATACAGAGGAGCTACCACTAATCAACTTAGGTGGCAGCCAGCCCAGCAAGTTGCCAGGGGTGGTTAGGATTCAGGCCTCTTAGCCGGGCCCTAAACCCTGTGCCTCTCTTGGGCAGGGCCTCAGCCCTCCTACTCCCGTTCCCAGCTCCTCTGGGTACCTCCTCATCTCTCCCCAAGCCCAACCAGGCCAATCCCACCACCTAACTTCCTCCTTTCTGCCCTTCCCTCGTGAGACCTTCCCCAACCCCGAGACCTCCATCCTTACCAAAGAGCTGGTGACGAAGAACTTCGTTCTCGTGCAGAGGGTGAGGAagaagggggttggggagggtcCCAGCCGGGTAGGGGATCCGGGTAAGGTGAGACCCTGAGGCCAGGGGGTCAATGAGAGGGTGCAccgaggcagaggctggagggtaGAGAAGAGGAAGGTGTCACCAGAGGGAGGTTTGGGGAAAGCCATGCATTTGGGTGAAGGCATCCATGCCTGGGACGAGAGGTGGGCAATCACACACTGGGAGATCCAGTGGATCAAGGAGGCACAATGGAGGAACTAGGGGCCTGGGAGATGGACAGGGCAAGACCCTACTGCAGTAGGGATGTACAGATGGCAGAGGACAGGAGATTACAGTTGGCAGAGGGACCTGAGGAATAGGGAGGGAGGAGCGGACTGTTGAGAGGAGACGGAAGAGGATTGGAAGTTTAGGAAATGAGACGGGGAGGAGCTTCAAAGAGAGAAAGCACAAGGAGCCTGCAATGAACGTGACTGTGAGGCTAGACGGTGCAGTGTTCTGACAGTAAGAAATGCGGTGAAAAGACAGTGAGTAAAGCTCGTTGTCAACTGTGATCCCACAACCTGAGCCACAAGGCTCTCTTTCCAGAAGGTCACAGATCTAGAGGCAGAGAGGAACATGAAACACCTCCgccagggaggggagaagatggCAAGAAACAAGAGCTGaatccagaggaagaagaaaatagttCCGTGAAGGCTCAGAGGCAGGGGCTGTGAGGGGAGGAAGACCATGCTCCTTCAAAGGTTCCCACCTTGGGCCTCTGTCGTGGGTGGGCACCAGACCTGAagagggctggggtgtggggaagggcCTCCGTGgcaaggctggggcaggaggagacGGGCTGCAAAGGCAAAGGCCAGGGCAGCAATCTCAGGAGAGAGGCTCAGGCCAGACGTGGGGAGGGAAGTCCTGGCCCGGGGGACAGAAGCACCGATCACTTGCCAGGGCGGCAAGGTGGCCTCAAAGGGCCTGGGCCAGGAAGCAGGAGTCTCACCTGCATGGATGGCATCCTGCTGGTGGAGGTGCAGGTGAGAGTGGATGTGGGAGTGCTGGTGGTGATGGGGGGTCACGTTGAGCATCTGTAGGCGGGCCAGCGGGTCGTTGCCCAGGGCAGCCACCCTCTCTGCATGCTGCCTCTCAGCTGCCAGACGCTCCGCGTAGGACATGTCAGGCCGCAGGGCTGGCCCAGCGGCCAGCGCTAGACGTTCTCTCTCCAGGGGCCCCAGGCTCGGATGAAAGGGGAAAGGGTGCAAGCCAGGTGGGCCAGGCTGCAGAGCCAGGCCCCCGTGTCGGGGGAAGGGATCCAGGCCTGGCCCAGGGACCCCGTGCAGGGGTTCCAGCTCACTAGGCTTCACCTCGAAGCCAGGCTTGAGGCGGTCACGCAGGTCTCGCTCACGGGCTTCCCGCTCCCTCTCCCGGGCTGCTGGGTCACTGCTGTACAGGGCCGGGACATTGTAACCCAGGAGCCCCGGGTCCACTGCCCCCAGGGGCACGTAGAATGGATGGTTGCGATTTCCAGGAGACATGACGTGGGGCCGGGCGTATTCACTGAGGGTGCGCAGGGCTGGAGTGTCGGGACCCAGGTAGGGGGGCACTGTAGCCACAGCACTGCCCGGCTCAAATGGAGGGCGATGAGGCACTGGGCCGAGCGGTGGGCACTCCACTGGAGCACGGCCCTCCTGAGCCAACTTCTGCGGGATACACGGAGAAGCGGGGTCAAAAAAGCAGGTTGGAAAGAGGTGGCTGGTCCTGGTCCTCAGCTGCTCATGTCTCAGCATTGAACACCTAAAGCTTCAACTCATTGGAACTCAG
This genomic stretch from Phocoena phocoena chromosome 11, mPhoPho1.1, whole genome shotgun sequence harbors:
- the C11H12orf57 gene encoding protein C10 isoform X1, which gives rise to MAAASAQAAALSAEQAKVVLAEVIQAFSAPENAVRMDEARDNACNDMGKMLQFVLPVATQIQQEVIKAYGFSCDGEGVLKFARLVKSYEAQDPEIASLSGKLKALFLPPMTLPPHGPASGGSVAAS
- the C11H12orf57 gene encoding protein C10 isoform X2, whose product is MAAASAQAAALSAEQAKVVLAEVIQAFSAPENAVRMDEARDNACNDMGVLKFARLVKSYEAQDPEIASLSGKLKALFLPPMTLPPHGPASGGSVAAS